The Spirochaetales bacterium sequence TCCCGGCAGGTATTCGAGGAAAGCGACCACGAGATGAGGGAACTTGCACGGGAGGAACTCCGCGGCCTCGAAAAAAGGAAGAACGAACTGGTGGAAAAACTCAAACTCATGCTCATTCCCAAAGACCCGCTCGATCTGAAAAACATCATAATGGAAATACGGGCGGGAACCGGGGGAGAGGAAGCCGCCCTGTTCGTTTCCGATCTTTACAGAATGTACTGCCGGTTCGCGGAGGAGCGCCGGTGGAAGTTCGAAATACTTTCCTCCCATCCCACCGGCATCGGGGGATTGAAGGAAATCATTTTTTCCGTCATCGGCAAGCAGGTGTACGCCGACCTGCGGTACGAAAGCGGGGTTCACCGCGTCCAGCGTGTACCCGAAACGGAATCGGGCGGGAGAATCCATACCTCGGCGGTGACGGTCGCGGTGCTGCCCGAAGCGGAAGAAACCGACATCGTCATCGATCCCGAAGACCTCAGGATCGATGTCTATCGTTCTTCGGGTCCCGGGGGCCAGAGTGTGAACACCACCGATTCCGCGGTCAGGGTCACCCATATCCCGACGGGGCTGGTCGTCACATGCCAGGACGAGAAATCCCAGCACAAGAACAAGGCAAAGGCGATCAGGGTCCTTCGGGCCCGCCTGTTCGAGCTGGAAGAGGAGAAAAAACAGGCGGAACGGGCCAAAGAGCGGAAAAGCCAGGTCGGTACCGGCGACCGTTCCGAGAGAATCCGTACCTACAATTATCCGCAGAACAGGGTAACGGACCATAGAATCAATCTTACCCTGTACAAACTCGAACAGGTAATGGAAGGCGATCTGGATCAGATCATCGATGCACTAAAGGTTTCTGCAAAACAGCAGCTTCTCAGTATTCATTCGACATGACGATCGGCGAGACACTTCGTGAAGGATATACAATGCTCTATTACGCCGAGGTCGAAACACCGATGCTCGACAGTATCGTCCTCCTCGCCGAAGCCGTGGGTATGACGAAGGAAAAGCTGTACGCGAGTTTC is a genomic window containing:
- the prfA gene encoding peptide chain release factor 1, yielding MREKLQSIEARYNELQRLLENPDIVKDQKEYKKLTQELASISDIVDGYVKLKAIEAEMEGSRQVFEESDHEMRELAREELRGLEKRKNELVEKLKLMLIPKDPLDLKNIIMEIRAGTGGEEAALFVSDLYRMYCRFAEERRWKFEILSSHPTGIGGLKEIIFSVIGKQVYADLRYESGVHRVQRVPETESGGRIHTSAVTVAVLPEAEETDIVIDPEDLRIDVYRSSGPGGQSVNTTDSAVRVTHIPTGLVVTCQDEKSQHKNKAKAIRVLRARLFELEEEKKQAERAKERKSQVGTGDRSERIRTYNYPQNRVTDHRINLTLYKLEQVMEGDLDQIIDALKVSAKQQLLSIHST